The following are encoded together in the Pempheris klunzingeri isolate RE-2024b chromosome 24, fPemKlu1.hap1, whole genome shotgun sequence genome:
- the cenpl gene encoding centromere protein L: protein MERHRNSATRTPLNSVVVQRRSKSKSYRQSYRSCLGAASRLGLTPALTARRLNTSRRAPKSHNITDKVSPDQLALLVKTEWHLSYVTPLYQFRHTQLKSYSRQLSAFIAAEKQQGLAVEVEGPQSSFRVSLSAVQGMVEAEDDPETVLIQIHSKHSHGRQDEPQRPVWSGWLTCINGNPEYLRSLPKDFTCLPLFCSSGGEGLTSLVKSWFQRTFDCCFGPLEISHTSLQWLVALWTNCHTESSIQHLKMIWTLPVAPPLQVTYTVHPQDAWELWSSVRKDPQQENKAGEEVEEENSIDIEEVMRFMQGLKSHFNRHFRLDLSAGSLSQVSTALGSAKFNGTIKISNSRYMITTLTLLTECALLKMPI from the exons ATGGAGCGACATCGAAACAG TGCAACGAGGACTCCCCTCAACAGTGTCGTAGTCCAGAGGAGGAGCAAAAGCAAGAGTTACAGACAGTCGTACCGCAGCTGCTTGGGCGCTGCCTCAAGACTTGGTTTAACTCCGGCACTGACAGCACGGAGGCTCAACACCAGCAGAAGGgccccaaagtcacacaacatcACT GACAAGGTGAGTCCGGACCAGCTGGCCTTACTGGTGAAGACGGAGTGGCACCTGTCCTACGTTACTCCGCTCTATCAGTTCAGACACACCCAGCTGAAGAGCTACTCCAGGCAGCTGTCAGCATTCATTGCTGCAGAGAAGCAGCAGGGCCTGgcggtggaggtggagggaccacagagcagcttcagagtCTCCTTGTCTGCGGTGCAGGGAATGGTTGAGGCGGAAGATGACCCCGAGACCGTCCTCATACAG ATCCATTCCAAGCATTCCCACGGCAGGCAGGACGAGCCACAGAGGCCAGTGTGGAGCGGCTGGCTGACCTGCATCAACGGCAACCCTGAATACCTGCGCTCCCTCCCAAAGGACTTCACCTGCCTGCCCCTGTTCTGCAGCAGCGGAGGCGAAGGACTCACCAGTTTGGTCAAATCCTGGTTCCAGAGGACCTTCGACTGCTGCTTTGGCCCGCTGGAGATCAGCCACACGAGCCTACAGTGGCTGGTGGCGCTGTGGACCAACTGCCACACAGAGTCCAGCATCCAGCACCTCAAAATGATCTGGACTCTTCCGGTTGCGCCACCGCTGCAGGTCACCTACACCGTCCACCCCCAAGATGCGTGGGAGCTGTGGAGCAGTGTGAGAAAGGACCCGCAGCAGGAGAATAAAGccggggaggaggtggaggaggagaatagTATTGATATCGAGGAGGTGATGAGGTTCATGCAGGGGCTCAAGAGCCACTTCAACAGACACTTCAGGCTGGATCTGTCAGCGGGGAGCCTGAGCCAGGTCTCCACGGCTCTGGGCTCAGCAAAGTTCAACGGCACCATCAAG atCTCCAACAGCAGATACATGATCACCACCCTGACACTGCTGACAGAGTGCGCGCTCCTCAAAATGCCCATCTGA